GGCCGTGGAGGCCCCGCACCCCCTCCACCGCCAGCACGGTGTTTCGGAGCCGCTCCAGGGTCGAGACCTCCACGCTGGTGTCCACCAGGTCGCGCAGGGCCTGCCAGGTGAGGTCCCATCCCACCTTGGCCACGAGCAGGCTCACCACGCCGGCCGCGGCCGGGTCGGCCCAGCGCCAGCCCCACCGGGCCCCGGCCACGCCGGCCACGGCGGCCACCGACGACAGGGCGTCGGAGCGGTGGTGCCAGGCGTTGGCCAGCAGCAGCCGGCTCTCCGTCTCCCGGGCCACCCGGGCGGTCCACCGGTACAGCCCCTCCTTGACCACGATGGACACCGCCGCGGCCGCGAGGGCCAGCAGGCCCGGCGGGCCGCCGGCGGCGGGCTCCCACAGGGACTGGGCCGCGTTGCCCGCCATGGACAGCCCGGCCGCCATCAGGATGACGCCCACCACGCCCGTGGCCAGGGTCTCCACCTTGCCGTGGCCGTAGGGGTGGGAGTCGTCCTCGGGCAGCCGGCCGAACCGGTAGCCCACCAGCACCACCAGGTCGCTGGCGAGGTCCGACAGGCTGTGGAGCGCATCGGCCACCAGGGCGGAGCTGCGGCCCATGATGCCGGCCGCCATCTTCACCAGCACCAGCACCAGGTTCACCAGGCTGCCGCCCAGGGTGACCCCCTCGCCGGTCTGCAGCAGCGACGGCAGGAGGGACGGTTGCCTCGGGCCGGACCCGGTGTTATAAGATGACGCTCGCCGGGATCCAGGGGATTCCGTATCTTTGTGTGTCGGAGGTGTCGTCATGCCCATCTACGAGTACCGCTGCGACCGGTGCAACGACGAGTTCGAGGTGACCCAGAAGATCAGCGATCCGCCCCTGTCCGAGTGCCCCCGCTGCCAGGGGCCGGTGCACAAGCTGATCTCCCAGAGCTCGTTCGTGCTCAAGGGCTCGGGGTGGTATCTTACCGACTACGCCCGGAAGAAGGAAAAGTCCGGGTCGAAGAGGTCCGACTCGCCCTCGTGCAGCCAGGCCGGGTCCAAGTCCTCGTGTTCGTCCTGCGCCGCCTCGGGCGACTGAGCGGCGCCCCGAGCCGGAAACGAGAGGGAGCCTGCGGGCTCCTTTTCTTTTTGCTCTCGGCCCCCGGTTTTTTTGACTTGCCCCAGGCCGGTTGGTAGCATTCGCGGCCATCGTCGGACGCCACGCGATCAGGAGGTTTTCCCATGTTCCGCGGGACCATTACCGCCCTCGTGACCCCGTTCCGAAACGGCCAGGTGGACGAAGAGGCCTACCGGAGGCTGATCGACTGGCAGATCTCCCAGGGGGTGGACGCCATCGTGCCCTGCGGCACCACCGGCGAGTCGGCCACCCTGAGCCACGACGAGCACAACCGGGTGATCGACATCGCCGTGGACGAGGCCCGGGGGCGGGTACCGGTGATCGCGGGCACCGGCTCCAACAGCACGGCCGAGGCGGTGCGGCTGACCCGCCACGCCAAGGACGCCGGCGCCGACGCGGCGCTCCTGATCACGCCCTACTACAACAAGCCAACCCAGGAAGGCCTGTACGAGCACTACAAGAAGGTGTCCGAGGAGGCCAAGTTCCCGATCATCGTGTACAACGTGCCGAGCCGCACCGGGGTGAACCTGCTCCCCGACACGGTGGCCCGGCTGGCCGGCCTGCCCGACATCGTGGGCATCAAGGAGGCCACGGGCGACCTGCGGCAGGTGAGCGAGGTACTCGAGAAGTGCGGGGACCGGATCACCGTGCTCTCCGGAGACGACTTCACCGTGCTGCCGCTGCTGGCCCTGGGAGGCCGGGGGGTGATCTCGGTGGTGTCCAACGTGGCTCCGGCCGACATGGCCGAGATGGTCCGGGCGTTCGAGGCCGGTGACCTGGCCCGGGCCCGGGAGCTGCACTTCAAGATGATGCCCCTCGTCCGGGCCCTGTTCCTCGAGACGAACCCGGTGCCGGTCAAGACCGCCCTGGCCTGGATGGGCCGCATCGGTCCAGACATCCGGCTTCCGCTGTGCCCCCTGCGGCCCGAGAACCGGGAGAGGCTGGTGGCCACCCTGCGGGCCTACGGGCTGCGGGAGGGCGCGTGATGGTGAGGGCGCTGGTCACCGGCGCGGCCGGCCGGATGGGGACCACCCTGGTGCGGCTGATCGGTGAGACCGAGGGGATCGAGGTGGCCGGCGCGGTGGAGCGGCCGGGCCATCCGGCCGTGGGCCGGGACGCCGGCGAGGTGGCCGGGGTGGGAGCCCTGGGCGTGGCCATCGGCGACGACCTGGAGGCCGTGCTGCCCCAGGCCGACGTGGTGGTGGACTTCACCAGCGCCACGGCCTCCATGGGGCACGTGGACGCGGTGTGCCGGGCAGGGAAGGCGATCGTGGTGGGATCCACCGGGTTCAGCCCGGAGGACCGGGCCCGCATCGAGGCCCGGGCGGCCGAGGCCCGGATCTTCCTCGCGCCCAACATGAGCATCGGCGTGAACGTGCTCCTGCGGGTCGTGGCCGACGTGGCCCGGGCCCTGGGGGACGCCTACGACGTGGAGATCGTAGAGACCCACCACCGGTTCAAGAAGGACGCCCCGAGCGGCACGGCCCTGGCCCTGGCCGAGGCGGTGGCCCAGGCCCTGGGGCGGCGCCTGGAGACCGATGCGGTGTACGGCCGCCGCGGCCTGGGCGGAGGCCGGCCGGCCGGGCAGATCGGCATCCACGCGGTGCGGGCCGGGGACGTGGTGGGGGACCACACCGTGGTCTTCGGCGGCCTGGGCGAGCGGGTGGAGGTCACCCACCGGGCCACCAGCCGCGAGACCTTCGCCCGCGGCGCGATCCGGGCGGCCCTGTGGGTGGTGGGGCGGCCCAACGGG
This is a stretch of genomic DNA from Deferrisoma camini S3R1. It encodes these proteins:
- a CDS encoding cation-efflux pump; translation: MNLVLVLVKMAAGIMGRSSALVADALHSLSDLASDLVVLVGYRFGRLPEDDSHPYGHGKVETLATGVVGVILMAAGLSMAGNAAQSLWEPAAGGPPGLLALAAAAVSIVVKEGLYRWTARVARETESRLLLANAWHHRSDALSSVAAVAGVAGARWGWRWADPAAAGVVSLLVAKVGWDLTWQALRDLVDTSVEVSTLERLRNTVLAVEGVRGLHGLRARRLGRDVLVDVEIEVDPELNVVQGHEVARAVRRALLAGGKGVRDAMVHVEPVGAREGGLFHPTTRSRVVTESEALARDEAGVLGLHGTRVVPLESGYLLNLDIEVHPDLTVREAHAIAHRIKEAVRALPGVADAVIHVDVHGE
- the dapB gene encoding 4-hydroxy-tetrahydrodipicolinate reductase; translation: MVRALVTGAAGRMGTTLVRLIGETEGIEVAGAVERPGHPAVGRDAGEVAGVGALGVAIGDDLEAVLPQADVVVDFTSATASMGHVDAVCRAGKAIVVGSTGFSPEDRARIEARAAEARIFLAPNMSIGVNVLLRVVADVARALGDAYDVEIVETHHRFKKDAPSGTALALAEAVAQALGRRLETDAVYGRRGLGGGRPAGQIGIHAVRAGDVVGDHTVVFGGLGERVEVTHRATSRETFARGAIRAALWVVGRPNGFYGMADLLGG
- the dapA gene encoding 4-hydroxy-tetrahydrodipicolinate synthase, whose translation is MFRGTITALVTPFRNGQVDEEAYRRLIDWQISQGVDAIVPCGTTGESATLSHDEHNRVIDIAVDEARGRVPVIAGTGSNSTAEAVRLTRHAKDAGADAALLITPYYNKPTQEGLYEHYKKVSEEAKFPIIVYNVPSRTGVNLLPDTVARLAGLPDIVGIKEATGDLRQVSEVLEKCGDRITVLSGDDFTVLPLLALGGRGVISVVSNVAPADMAEMVRAFEAGDLARARELHFKMMPLVRALFLETNPVPVKTALAWMGRIGPDIRLPLCPLRPENRERLVATLRAYGLREGA
- a CDS encoding FmdB family zinc ribbon protein, with product MPIYEYRCDRCNDEFEVTQKISDPPLSECPRCQGPVHKLISQSSFVLKGSGWYLTDYARKKEKSGSKRSDSPSCSQAGSKSSCSSCAASGD